The window GCGCAAAGCTCTACTATCTCCGCACCAAGTCTGCTCGCGAAATTCGTAAGAAGACTCGCGCCCTTTCGGCAGCCATCGCCCCAGAACCAGTAGTAGAGGCGCCGGAACCAGAAGAGACTCCTGCAGCAGAATAACCGGCCGGCGCCCACAAGGGCGCCGTTCTGTTCTCCTCTGGAAAAGGTTTGCAAAATGCGGTATCCTCTCTTCCTGTTAGGATGGTAGGTTATTTGTTTTTTAAATTATGCGCGGGTGGGCCGAATGTGAGCGGGTGAACATTCGGCGGGTTTCAAAAGAAACCCAGGTCGACACCCGCAACAGTTTTTTAAATTATGCGCGGGTGGCGAAATTGGCAGACGCACTACCTTGAGGTGGTAGCGCCCGCAAGGGCATGGAGGTTCAAGTCCTCTCCCGCGCACAGTATAGTTTTGGGGCGGTTAGCTCAGTTGGCTAGAGCGACTCATTGACGTTGAGTAGGTCATAGGTTCAAGTCCTATACCGCCCACTATCGCAGTATCTCTCTGATTCTCTGAATAGCGAGTGGCATATTACGCCTCCCTTGTCCCACTGGATAGTGGGTAGGGTATACGCAGTACGTAGCCCCACCGACGCTCAGGCGCTCGCACGTAGCGCCAGAATAGCCACTGACGCTAATATTCTTCTTTAATAACACCGAGGATACCTGATTGCCAAAGGTAATAATCTTTTTAGGATTAATCATCTCAATCTCTTGATACATTAGATCAAGGTAGTCTCTAAACACGCCGTTGTTCAGGGGCCTGGCGTCAAGCTGTGTGCACTTAGCGAGATTGGTTATAAAGATTGATTTTGATTCTATATCTTTGTACACAAGGTTTGTAAACCTTACATCCCATTGTTGTTTTAATTTAATTGCATCGTAGAGGCTTGTGTTAATTAGGTTAAGCTCATTAAAAATATCCCACACGTGCCTTGTCCCAACCCAGGGAGCTCTTAGCCCGCCCCAATCAGGGTGGCTTGAGATGTTCCTCCCCGTTGGGTTCATAAACACAAACATAGCCGCTGGGCTATCTATACATCCGGCGCCATAAATTGGACGGAGGAGAGGCGCTCCGTGCTTCTTCTGTAAAGAATCATACAACTTGTGGAGCTGAGTAACTTGTCGCATAATGCGCACTATACAGCATAGGGCTGCTACTAGACAATGAAGATAGCCTGGAAAAAACCAAGGGACAGCCACATTATCTACGAAGCGCTCTCTGCGCTTGCTGATGGCAGGCTTAAGCTTATCGATAGCCATAAAGCAACTTGCGAATCTACGTCCCGAGGAAAATCTTATGAGATCGAGTTCGACCCCGCAACCAGCTCCATTATGTCAAACGACAACATGGCGTACTATGCCAGAGAAGTGAGCTATCCGATGGCGGCAATGTTTCTAATAAAAGAGATCTATGCCTTTGATAAAAATATCCTTCACTATTTTAAAGATATAAGATGGAAAGACATAAATCAGAAGAATGGTAATAATTATATGAAATCTGTCGACGAGGTATTAAGGGGCCTAGAGAAACAGGGCGTTGCTACTGGATATATTAAAAAGATGGCACAGAAGATTTATGACGACATCTCAAGCGCAACCTGGTATATGCTTGGAGAAAGAAGGGCGCCGCCAAATGTATATTAGTTAAGAATCAGAGCCGCCCGCGGCTCAGTATTCGTGCTGCAAGCTTGGGTGCAACGCCCCCACCACATGCCTTCCTTTTTCTCAAGAGACCTGCTACGGTGTAGGCCATGAAAAAAGGCATCTCCGAAAAACATTCACGTACTCCCCTACAGCGAGTCGCGGGGTTCATCTACGAAACCAGCATCCACAGCAGAACGCCCCGATCGGGGCTTTGGTTTTTAGGAACTGGCTCCCAGTCAGTCGCCGAACACCTCTTTCACACTGCCATGATCGCATACGCGATGTGCTCCTTCTTTCCTAAGATCAACAAGGAGAAAGTGCTCCTTATGAGCTTAGTCCACGATATTGGCGAGGGTCGCACCTCTGATCTCAACTACGTCCACCAGCGCTACGGACGGCTCGCAGAAGCGCACGCGGTCAAAGATATTGCGAAAAGCGTCCCCTTCGGACAAGAAATTGAAGACCTCTATCACGAAGAGCAGGCGCGGATTACCCTCGAAGCTAAGGTGGTAAAAGATGCAGACCAGCTTGAATGGATGGCAACGTTGCGCGCAGAAGAAGTGAAGGGAAATAAAAAGGCGGGCACGTGGGCCCGTATTGCGCTCAAGCGCCTCAAAACGCCCGTTGGAAAGCAGCTTGGGAAACTCCTCCTCTCCACCAGCCCAGATGGCTGGTGGTTCGATGCTCATGACTCATGGTTTGTTGATCGCGATCCAAATGACCGCACGTGGAAGAAGTAGGGCTCTTGGGTATTTTAAACGGCAAAAAGCGACCTTGTAGGTCGCTTTTTAACTGGTGCCGCGGGAGGGAATTGAACCCCCGACGCCATCCTCTTCAGGGATGCGCTCTACCACTGAGCTACCGCGGCAATTGCACAGCAATCCTACCATGAATATGCCCATTTGCAACCCGCTTGCTCTAGTGCAATAAAAAACGATATCCACAAAAAGTGGCAGTAATCCACATTTTCTCTGTTCATAACGGAACCACGACATACTATAATCATACATACGGAACGGTGGTTTCATAATTCATCCACAAACCATGAGAAGTGACCGAAAAAAGGCGGAAGAAATGAGAAGAGCCGGCAAAAGCTACCGGCACATTTCACGCGCGCTTGGCGTATCGAGAAGCACCCTCAGTCGATGGTTTAAGGATGAAATCTGGTCAACAGTAGTGCGAGAAGCGCTTATTGAGAAATCGTCGTTTGCATCTCCTCGGGGAGCGGCGCTGGCCTCTGCAAAAAAGGAAGCGGCAAAGGCTCGCCGGGCATCATGGCGCGCGAATGCGGATACGCTCTTTCGCGCACACGCGCGCTCCCCTTTGTTTATGATTGGAGCGGGCATATATTGGGCCCATGGCGACAAGAGCCCCAATACTCGAGCCGCGCGCATTACAAGCACCGACCCTGGAGTGCTCCGTACATTTATCAGATTTATGAGCGAGTGCCTTCGAGTTCCAGAGCAATCTATTATCGCCATTCCCCTTGTGTACCCAGGGACCGCAGCGTTAGCTCAACGGCGCATGTGGGCCACACATACAGGGATTCCACTAGAACGCGTCCGAGAAGGCGTGCTCGTCCGCGGGAACATTGCCGCCCAGCGCCGTTCGCTTGGAGCGTGCACCGTCGTGATATATGGCGCCGAATGGAAAGAGAAGGTTTTGCGCATCTTAGAACGCCTCGTACAAGAGCCTGCGCCCCTCTAAAACACTTGATTCACACCTAAAAGCACGCTAGAATGCCATAACTCTCGCGGGTATCGTATAGTGGTAATACGCGACCTTGCCAAGGTCGAGCCGGGGGTTCGATTCCCCCTACCCGCTCACGCAGGGAACGTGAAGGAAATAGCGCAGAAAAACGGCTTTAAATGGCCGTTTTTCATTACTTTGGAGGGGTTGACTTTTCAGTATGGATATGCTATCATGTACGTACAATCAGAGTACGGATAGTGAATGATAACTCATGGCATCCAGCCATGTTTTATTTTGCTCTCCTCCTTCTGGTTGCACACACTATGAAAAGCTTGCTTCGTTCGATGATGGTAGCCTTCGTTCTGTTCTTTGGAATGACGGAGTACGCATCGGCTGGCATCCTTGATTGGGTCAGCGGCCTCGTAAAGCGGACTGAAACTATTGAAACCGCGCCTACCGCATTGGTGGTTGGTGTTGGCTCATTGAACATCCCTTCTCTTGCTGCCACTGACAGCGTGCGCATCACAGAAAACTCTGCGGCAACACTGAGTTCGCCGGAGACGACTAGCACGATCCGCGCCGCAAGCGCAACTCGTGAATACGTTGTGAGTGTTAGCGCATATTCCTCTACACCAGACCAGACCGACGATTCGCCGTTCATTACCGCCCGCGGAACGTTTGTACGCGACGGTATTATTGCGGCAAACTTCTTGCCATTCGGCACTCGCGTGAAGATCCCTGATCTCTTTGGAAACAAGATCTTCGTCGTTGAGGACCGCATGAACAAGCGCTATTGGCACAATGTGGACGTATGGATGCCAGAACGCTCTGACGCACTAAAATTCGGTCGCAAAACAACGGTGATTGAGGTTGTGTCACTCTAGCCTCCGCACATACAATAACAGCGCCCCTGGGCGCTGTTATTGTATTGAACAGAAGTCCGATCTTTGGTATAGTTGCCCCGTCTTGCACAGGGCACGTCCCCATAGCTTAACGGATAAAGCAGCAGCCTTCGAAGCTGTTGATGGGGGTTCGATTCCCTCTGGGGACACAGTGAAGCTGTGGCGCCAAGCAAGATGTGAAGACATCTTGCGCGAGGGAGAGAACGCCGGAGCCACGTTCAACTAGAAAGTTGAACTGGTGAGGCGGTGACCAGCCCGAGTCCTGACGGTCGGTCAGGACGAGAGGCGAGGTCGATTCCCTCTGGGGACACAGGTAAATATTCCGCCCGTAGCTCAGTTGGTAGAGCAGTTGCCTCTTAAGCAAACGGTCGTAGGTTCGAATCCTACCGGGCGGACACATAGACTCAAGAAGGGTGCAGGATTTTGTAAAACAAGGGACACTCTTTTTATTTGACAGTCGCCGCTATATATATTACTATATGTCTCGTTGGAAATCTTAAGGAGGTGGCCTGTGTCCGCAATCACGGGACGTGATGCCTTTCCGAGAAAAACCATCGCGGAAAAAGACGGATGGAAACTGACCGTCGGGTACGAGGGGTGCCTGACTGAATTCGTTTACGAGTTTGGGCAGGTCGGCGACCCCGTGGGGTGGGCTACGCTTGAAGGACCCGGCGTGCACATCACTATTGGTAGGCCGGGCTGGTGGAGTATCCTTAGGGGAGCCCGCCTTGGCGAGTGCGCTCGATTCGGGCTCAATCTCAAAAATGCCGTCGCCGTCCCAGAGATTGGGGCCGCTCTGCGTAATCGCTACAACAAAGAGCCAAACTACAGGTTCCTCCACGTGCTCGCGCAGGAGGCTTTCGCCCCCTACCGATAACCGAGCACGGCGGCCATCTCCCCGAGAGATGGCCGCTTCTTTTTAATACGCAACAGAACTAACGGACACAGATTGATAACGCGAGCGCACCTCTGCGATGCTCGCAAGATAGGCCTCGGCAATGCGTGGAGCATCTTCCTGCGCAATGCCCCTTCCTATAGTAATGCGCACGGCACTCGTGACAAGATTAGGGTGAATACCCATAGCGGCAAGCACGTGGGACTGGGTTCCCTTTCCCGACTGACATGCGGCGCCAACTCCAACGCATACGCCACGGTCTTCCATGGCGAGCATAGTATCTTCGCCTGGCGCCCCAGGGGCAATAAGGCATAGGTGCCCCGGCAAAAAGGGTTCTTGCCCTACTCGTATAATAGATGGATCTGCGTCGTGGACCTGTGTCCACACTGCATCACGCAGCAAGGCTATCGCATCACCACGCACGTCATCGTGCCCAAGCTCCTCTAAAGCAGCGCCGAGGCCAGCAACTCCGCTCACATTCTCACTTCCACCTCGCACTCCCCACTCTTGTCCGCCACCGTGAATAAGAGGACTTGGGATCGTGGTTCGGGCGACCAACACCCCGACACCAAGTGGTCCGTGGACTTTTGCGGCATTGAAGGAAA of the Candidatus Paceibacterota bacterium genome contains:
- a CDS encoding uracil-DNA glycosylase family protein, with product MRQVTQLHKLYDSLQKKHGAPLLRPIYGAGCIDSPAAMFVFMNPTGRNISSHPDWGGLRAPWVGTRHVWDIFNELNLINTSLYDAIKLKQQWDVRFTNLVYKDIESKSIFITNLAKCTQLDARPLNNGVFRDYLDLMYQEIEMINPKKIITFGNQVSSVLLKKNISVSGYSGATCERLSVGGATYCVYPTHYPVGQGRRNMPLAIQRIREILR
- a CDS encoding HD domain-containing protein, giving the protein MKKGISEKHSRTPLQRVAGFIYETSIHSRTPRSGLWFLGTGSQSVAEHLFHTAMIAYAMCSFFPKINKEKVLLMSLVHDIGEGRTSDLNYVHQRYGRLAEAHAVKDIAKSVPFGQEIEDLYHEEQARITLEAKVVKDADQLEWMATLRAEEVKGNKKAGTWARIALKRLKTPVGKQLGKLLLSTSPDGWWFDAHDSWFVDRDPNDRTWKK